One region of Glutamicibacter sp. B1 genomic DNA includes:
- a CDS encoding ABC transporter ATP-binding protein — protein MSEAPVIELRDIHVHHKIRGGKLFSPRIIKAVNGVNFEVHRGETVGIVGESGCGKSTLASVLVGLQEPTSGQVLFNGATVGKRNASARKEFGRSVGVVFQDPATALNPRMTIMDTLTDPLRVHGIGNDKSRQTKALDLLNVVGLPPSAASALPSQVSGGQRQRVAIARALALEPDVIVADEPTSALDVSVRAQVLNLLTDLKTELNLAMVFISHDIQTVRYVSDVICVMNAGQIVERGTAAQVFDAPTNDYTRTLLGAAPALLEH, from the coding sequence ATGAGCGAAGCACCAGTCATTGAACTGCGCGATATCCACGTCCACCACAAAATCCGTGGCGGAAAACTCTTCAGCCCACGGATCATCAAGGCCGTGAACGGCGTGAACTTTGAAGTTCACCGCGGTGAAACTGTGGGAATCGTGGGCGAATCCGGTTGTGGCAAGTCGACCCTGGCTTCGGTCTTAGTCGGTTTGCAAGAACCAACCAGCGGTCAGGTCTTGTTTAACGGCGCTACCGTGGGCAAACGTAATGCCTCAGCCCGCAAGGAATTTGGACGCTCTGTGGGTGTGGTCTTCCAGGATCCTGCCACCGCGCTGAACCCTCGCATGACCATCATGGATACCCTCACCGACCCACTGCGGGTGCACGGCATCGGCAATGACAAATCACGTCAGACTAAGGCCCTGGACCTCTTGAACGTGGTGGGTTTGCCGCCTTCGGCAGCCTCAGCACTACCTAGCCAGGTCTCCGGAGGTCAGCGTCAGCGTGTGGCCATCGCTCGCGCCCTGGCCTTGGAGCCAGACGTGATCGTCGCCGATGAACCGACCAGCGCCTTGGACGTGTCGGTGCGTGCTCAGGTGTTAAACCTGCTGACCGACCTGAAAACAGAACTGAACTTGGCCATGGTCTTCATTTCCCATGACATTCAAACCGTGCGCTACGTCTCAGACGTCATTTGCGTGATGAATGCCGGACAAATCGTGGAACGCGGCACCGCCGCCCAAGTTTTTGACGCACCGACCAACGACTACACCCGCACCCTGCTGGGCGCAGCTCCGGCCCTCCTAGAACACTAA
- a CDS encoding dihydrodipicolinate synthase family protein, whose protein sequence is MTNQNNPKYTGVIPPVLTPRTAEGTIDTVGLDAIVEHLINGGVSGLFVLGSSGEVPYLTTAERDAVLSQIVAINAGRVPVLVGACEQTTARVIDEGARLIGLGADALVVTTPFYAISNGPEIEAHFTAIHDALKVDIFAYDVPVRTHHKLPVDVAVRLAESGAIVGVKDSSGDDVSFRQLLLATKHVPGFSVFTGHEVVVDGALLGGAHGVVPGLGNVDPAGYRRLFDLAQQGEWAQAAAEQDRLARVFDIVHTPDSSRVSPGAAGLGAFKTALVELGVIASNTMSAPMVSLNEAEAAQIREILAETGLLAVAAK, encoded by the coding sequence GTGACTAACCAGAATAACCCTAAGTACACCGGCGTCATCCCACCGGTGCTGACCCCACGCACCGCTGAGGGCACCATCGATACTGTTGGCTTGGACGCCATCGTTGAGCACCTGATCAACGGGGGAGTGAGTGGCCTGTTCGTGCTCGGTTCCTCGGGTGAAGTTCCTTACCTGACCACCGCGGAACGAGATGCAGTGCTCAGCCAGATCGTTGCCATCAATGCCGGTCGTGTGCCAGTACTGGTCGGTGCCTGCGAGCAGACCACCGCGCGTGTCATCGACGAGGGTGCACGACTGATCGGCCTGGGCGCTGACGCACTGGTAGTGACCACACCGTTCTACGCCATCTCTAATGGTCCAGAGATCGAAGCGCACTTCACCGCTATTCACGATGCACTGAAGGTTGATATCTTCGCCTACGACGTACCGGTACGTACCCACCACAAGCTTCCGGTGGACGTCGCAGTGCGCCTGGCCGAATCAGGTGCCATCGTTGGTGTGAAGGACTCTTCAGGTGATGACGTGTCCTTCCGTCAGCTGCTGCTGGCCACCAAGCACGTGCCGGGCTTCTCGGTCTTCACCGGCCACGAGGTAGTTGTTGACGGCGCGCTACTGGGCGGCGCCCATGGTGTGGTCCCAGGTCTGGGCAATGTTGATCCAGCCGGCTACCGTCGCCTCTTTGACTTGGCCCAGCAGGGCGAGTGGGCGCAGGCAGCAGCTGAACAGGATCGTTTGGCGCGAGTCTTTGACATCGTCCACACCCCAGATTCTTCGCGAGTCTCCCCAGGTGCAGCTGGCTTGGGTGCCTTCAAGACCGCACTGGTTGAGCTCGGGGTCATTGCCTCGAACACGATGAGTGCACCGATGGTGAGCCTCAACGAGGCCGAAGCCGCACAGATCCGTGAGATCCTCGCCGAAACTGGCCTGCTGGCTGTGGCAGCTAAGTAG
- a CDS encoding DMT family transporter: MKLDSTATQLKHQPLLTPRAGLLWGLLGVSAFSFTVPFTRVAVAQGGMDPVFVGAGRAVIAAVFAALALLITKQQRPSARQWQRLAVVASGVVAGFPLLTSFALTTVPASHGAVVIAILPAATAVASVIRTKERTRFSFWCAAILGSLVAVAFAVISGGGFSGIHLSDLLLVIAVVVCGIGYAEGGLLARELGAWQTISWALVLAFPLMLLLTLISIGHQLPSGTPAAWGSFVYLGVVSMFLGFVAWYRGLAIGPMALVSQVQLVQPVLSIGWAALILGEDIGWSTVAGGLAVIICALLAIRSRNSSPRFAPAEINTSLSS; the protein is encoded by the coding sequence ATGAAACTAGATAGTACCGCTACTCAATTGAAACACCAACCGCTACTGACCCCTAGAGCAGGATTGCTCTGGGGACTGCTCGGAGTGAGTGCCTTCTCCTTCACGGTTCCGTTCACTCGGGTTGCCGTAGCTCAGGGCGGCATGGATCCTGTATTCGTCGGTGCGGGACGGGCAGTCATTGCAGCGGTCTTCGCCGCACTCGCGTTGCTCATCACCAAACAACAACGTCCCAGCGCACGACAATGGCAGCGCCTAGCAGTAGTAGCTTCCGGAGTTGTTGCAGGGTTCCCTTTGTTGACTTCGTTCGCGCTCACAACCGTTCCAGCAAGCCACGGCGCGGTGGTGATCGCCATACTTCCTGCAGCGACAGCAGTCGCATCGGTAATTCGCACGAAGGAACGCACCCGGTTTTCATTTTGGTGTGCGGCCATTCTTGGGTCGCTGGTAGCAGTGGCATTTGCCGTGATCAGCGGCGGTGGATTCTCCGGAATTCATCTATCAGACCTACTGCTGGTCATTGCCGTGGTCGTGTGCGGAATTGGCTATGCCGAAGGTGGATTGCTTGCCCGCGAATTAGGGGCATGGCAAACAATTTCGTGGGCGTTGGTATTGGCTTTTCCGCTGATGCTCTTGTTGACGCTGATCAGCATTGGTCATCAACTCCCTAGTGGTACCCCGGCAGCCTGGGGTTCTTTTGTGTATTTGGGTGTTGTCAGTATGTTCTTAGGATTTGTCGCGTGGTACCGCGGACTTGCTATCGGTCCTATGGCTCTGGTCAGTCAAGTGCAGCTGGTGCAACCGGTGCTCAGCATTGGGTGGGCGGCACTTATATTGGGTGAAGATATCGGTTGGAGCACCGTAGCCGGGGGACTGGCTGTGATTATCTGCGCTTTGCTCGCCATACGTTCCAGAAACTCATCCCCACGCTTTGCTCCAGCAGAGATCAACACATCTTTGTCGAGTTAA
- a CDS encoding N-acetylmannosamine-6-phosphate 2-epimerase, with protein sequence MLLNAAELEALRGGLIVSAQAYPGEPMRTPQTMAQVAASAEIGGAVAVRVQGTADIQFTRSAVQVPVIGLFKDGHDGVFITPTIHHALAVAQAGAHIVALDGTRRARPDGKTLAETIEAVHERSAALVMADCGSLDDALAAAEAGADLIGTTLAGYTGEREKTDGPDIQLLEQIVASTLGLPLIAEGRIHTPAQARSALDAGAFAVVVGTAITHPASITGWFDAALRA encoded by the coding sequence ATGTTGCTTAACGCAGCTGAACTCGAAGCACTGCGTGGCGGGCTGATTGTATCGGCCCAGGCTTATCCGGGTGAGCCCATGCGTACCCCGCAAACGATGGCACAGGTGGCAGCCTCGGCAGAGATTGGTGGCGCAGTTGCTGTGCGAGTACAGGGCACAGCTGATATTCAGTTCACCCGCAGTGCCGTTCAGGTACCGGTGATCGGATTATTCAAGGATGGTCATGACGGCGTCTTTATCACCCCGACCATTCACCACGCATTGGCCGTCGCCCAGGCAGGGGCACATATCGTTGCTTTAGATGGAACTCGGCGTGCTCGTCCAGACGGAAAGACGCTGGCCGAAACCATCGAAGCGGTCCATGAACGCAGTGCTGCGCTGGTCATGGCAGACTGTGGATCTTTGGATGATGCGTTAGCTGCAGCCGAAGCTGGTGCCGACTTGATTGGGACGACTCTGGCTGGATATACCGGAGAACGCGAGAAGACCGACGGACCAGATATCCAATTGCTAGAGCAGATTGTCGCCAGCACTCTGGGGCTACCGTTGATTGCCGAAGGCAGGATTCATACCCCAGCCCAGGCTCGATCAGCATTGGATGCCGGAGCATTTGCCGTCGTGGTAGGCACCGCCATTACTCATCCGGCCAGCATTACCGGATGGTTTGATGCGGCCTTGCGGGCTTGA
- a CDS encoding dipeptide/oligopeptide/nickel ABC transporter permease/ATP-binding protein, which produces MTIMAPRNNLVNRLSAGGARFKALPLGSKIALAFLVIIAILAAFAPLIAPHDPLATGIPAQKPGAEHFFGTDRLGRDIYSRLLYGAQASLIVGLGSVALALVLGGLLGALAATSAKWANETIMRIMDMVMAFPGIALAAALLASLGNTLPVIILSIAIIYTPQIARVVRANVLAQWGEDYVRAERVIGAGRFFILITHVVRNCAAPVLVFATVMVADAIILEASLSFLGAGIQDPAPSWGNVISYGRNLVLNGAWWATTFAGLVILLTVLALNILAEGMTDALVNTKGSGANRGGSANAAAKAKPSMDPADAHRLREELDLLSVAETKRSDRLVLDTSNGEPRTILEVKNLSIRFPERYGQTPIVQNVSFSVREGETMALVGESGCGKSITSLAIMGLLGPSAKLSGSITFDGKELLPATADGGTLAGDDKVYKGLRGEQIAMVYQDALSSLNPSMLVGDQLRQLTRRGGRKSPEELLTLVKLDAKRTMRSYPHELSGGQRQRVLIAMALSRSPKLVVCDEPTTALDVTVQKQVVDLLNELREQLGFAMVFVSHDLALVASLAHRVTVMYAGQVVESGPISQVLANPHHEYTRGLLGAVLSIESQAQRLHQIPGTVPSPYDFATGDRFAERSLREDADPQQHLSFVPVAPGSEHRWASHLEPAENHNTAQAGAAK; this is translated from the coding sequence ATGACCATCATGGCTCCACGTAACAACTTGGTCAATCGACTCTCTGCCGGCGGTGCACGTTTTAAGGCGTTGCCCCTGGGTTCAAAAATTGCTCTGGCCTTCCTGGTCATCATCGCGATCTTGGCAGCCTTCGCGCCATTGATTGCACCACATGATCCACTCGCCACGGGCATTCCAGCTCAAAAGCCCGGTGCCGAGCACTTCTTCGGCACCGACCGATTGGGTCGCGACATCTACTCGCGCCTACTCTACGGTGCTCAAGCCTCGCTGATCGTCGGCCTAGGATCCGTTGCCCTGGCCCTGGTCTTAGGCGGACTGCTCGGCGCACTGGCCGCAACCAGCGCCAAGTGGGCGAATGAAACCATCATGCGCATTATGGACATGGTGATGGCCTTCCCAGGTATCGCACTGGCCGCCGCGTTGCTGGCCTCGCTGGGGAACACTCTTCCGGTGATCATCTTGTCGATCGCCATTATCTACACCCCACAGATCGCCCGTGTGGTCCGCGCCAATGTGTTGGCTCAGTGGGGAGAAGACTATGTTCGTGCTGAACGTGTGATTGGTGCCGGACGCTTCTTCATCCTCATCACCCACGTGGTACGTAACTGCGCCGCACCGGTGCTGGTCTTCGCCACCGTGATGGTTGCCGACGCGATTATCCTTGAAGCTTCGCTGTCCTTCCTCGGCGCAGGCATCCAGGACCCAGCACCAAGCTGGGGCAACGTGATCTCCTATGGCCGCAACCTGGTCCTGAACGGTGCCTGGTGGGCTACCACCTTCGCTGGCCTGGTAATCCTGCTGACCGTGCTGGCCCTGAACATCCTGGCCGAAGGCATGACCGACGCCCTGGTGAACACCAAGGGTTCTGGCGCAAATCGTGGCGGTTCAGCAAATGCGGCCGCCAAGGCTAAGCCAAGCATGGATCCAGCCGATGCCCACCGACTGCGCGAAGAACTTGATCTGCTCTCCGTTGCCGAGACCAAGCGCAGCGACCGTCTGGTCCTGGATACCAGCAATGGTGAGCCGCGTACGATTCTTGAAGTCAAGAACCTCTCCATTCGCTTCCCGGAGCGTTACGGTCAAACCCCGATCGTGCAGAATGTTTCATTCTCGGTGCGTGAAGGTGAAACCATGGCACTGGTGGGCGAATCTGGTTGTGGCAAGTCCATTACCTCACTGGCCATCATGGGTCTGCTAGGTCCTAGTGCCAAGCTCTCGGGCTCGATCACCTTTGATGGTAAGGAACTGCTGCCAGCCACCGCAGATGGTGGCACGCTAGCCGGCGATGACAAGGTGTACAAGGGCCTGCGCGGTGAACAGATCGCCATGGTGTACCAAGATGCACTCTCCAGCCTGAACCCTTCCATGCTGGTCGGTGACCAGCTGCGACAGCTCACCCGCCGCGGCGGACGTAAGAGCCCCGAAGAACTGCTCACCCTGGTCAAGCTTGATGCCAAGCGCACCATGCGTTCCTACCCACACGAGCTTTCCGGTGGACAGCGTCAGCGCGTATTGATCGCCATGGCTCTTTCCCGTAGCCCCAAACTGGTGGTCTGTGATGAGCCGACCACAGCCTTGGACGTGACGGTGCAGAAGCAGGTAGTTGACCTACTCAACGAACTACGTGAACAACTGGGCTTCGCCATGGTCTTCGTATCGCATGACCTGGCGCTGGTCGCCTCACTGGCCCACCGCGTCACCGTCATGTACGCAGGACAGGTCGTGGAATCCGGACCAATTAGCCAGGTACTAGCTAATCCGCACCACGAATACACCCGGGGCCTACTCGGCGCGGTGCTCTCCATCGAGTCCCAGGCTCAGCGACTGCACCAGATCCCAGGCACCGTGCCAAGTCCCTATGACTTTGCCACCGGTGACCGATTTGCTGAGCGCTCACTGCGCGAGGACGCTGACCCACAGCAGCATTTGTCCTTCGTCCCAGTAGCACCTGGAAGTGAGCACCGTTGGGCTAGCCACCTAGAGCCGGCCGAGAACCACAACACCGCACAGGCAGGAGCAGCAAAATGA
- a CDS encoding PLP-dependent aminotransferase family protein — protein MINSSSENLVLILRNWISRAPAGTQLPSTRQLVAEHALSPVTVQKALRSLIAQGLIESRPGIGTFVRQVPVTRPQDFSWQTAALGTPRQKLPEIHPSQRTLPNDFISLHSGYPDRELLPERLVKSAFSRVARSESVLQRTDAAGLPALQTWFAAELAEHMLPGLSAPSARDVIILPGSQSGLGSIFRALVGEGQPMLIESPTYWGAILAAAQVGVTLVPIPGGPQGPDTMELDRAFERTGARAFYAHPNFANPTGAQWSPEVSERVLKIVKARGAFLIEDDWAKDFGISSDSSPLAAREDHGHVLYLRSLTKSLSPAVRVAGLIARGPARERILADHQAQSMYVSGPLQAVALDVVSQPGWKTHIKSLRQQLNNRRDLLIDSLTQHVPEAHLQQIPPGGLNLWVQLPDGIDLLRLERECETRKLAIAPGASWFPAEESGKYLRLNYSGPNPGAFDEAGRILGQALRHVGY, from the coding sequence ATGATTAACAGTAGCAGTGAGAATCTAGTTTTGATACTTCGCAACTGGATTTCCCGGGCTCCTGCAGGAACTCAACTGCCATCTACTCGTCAACTGGTCGCTGAACACGCGCTAAGTCCGGTCACTGTACAAAAAGCCTTGCGATCACTGATCGCGCAAGGACTCATCGAGTCCCGTCCAGGCATCGGCACTTTTGTCCGCCAAGTTCCCGTCACCCGCCCTCAAGACTTCAGTTGGCAAACGGCCGCCTTGGGTACGCCCCGACAAAAATTACCCGAGATCCATCCCAGCCAACGAACTCTACCCAACGACTTCATATCACTGCACTCGGGATATCCTGACCGGGAATTATTGCCAGAACGATTGGTGAAGTCGGCTTTTAGCCGGGTGGCCCGAAGTGAGTCCGTCCTGCAACGCACTGATGCAGCCGGGCTACCGGCACTTCAAACTTGGTTTGCCGCTGAGCTTGCCGAACATATGCTTCCAGGGCTCAGCGCGCCCAGTGCAAGAGATGTGATCATCCTTCCAGGAAGCCAAAGCGGATTAGGATCAATCTTTCGCGCACTGGTGGGCGAAGGGCAGCCGATGCTCATTGAATCACCAACTTACTGGGGCGCTATCCTGGCCGCAGCACAAGTTGGAGTCACCCTTGTACCCATCCCGGGTGGCCCTCAAGGTCCCGATACCATGGAACTAGACCGTGCCTTCGAACGTACCGGTGCACGCGCCTTCTATGCGCATCCCAATTTTGCCAACCCCACCGGGGCGCAGTGGAGCCCCGAGGTATCCGAGCGCGTCCTGAAGATCGTGAAAGCTCGTGGAGCGTTCCTTATTGAAGATGACTGGGCCAAAGATTTTGGCATCAGCAGTGATTCATCACCATTAGCTGCCCGTGAAGATCACGGCCACGTGCTGTACCTACGTTCGCTGACCAAGAGCCTCTCCCCAGCGGTACGAGTTGCAGGGCTTATTGCTCGTGGGCCAGCGCGCGAACGAATTTTGGCTGATCATCAAGCCCAATCCATGTATGTCAGCGGGCCACTGCAAGCAGTGGCCTTGGATGTGGTCTCGCAGCCCGGATGGAAGACCCACATCAAGTCGTTACGCCAACAGTTGAACAACCGAAGAGATCTGCTGATCGATTCGCTCACCCAGCATGTTCCTGAGGCCCATTTACAGCAAATCCCACCGGGAGGACTGAACCTATGGGTACAGCTTCCCGATGGGATTGACTTACTTCGCTTAGAACGAGAGTGCGAAACTCGCAAACTCGCCATAGCACCAGGAGCCAGTTGGTTCCCCGCCGAAGAATCAGGCAAATACCTGCGGTTGAACTACTCCGGACCAAATCCTGGAGCCTTTGATGAGGCCGGTCGGATTCTGGGCCAAGCCCTGCGCCACGTAGGTTATTAG
- a CDS encoding ROK family protein: protein MQDNLRGTGEVLALDIGGTKIAGALVRADGSIPARAQRPTPATAGSKAMINSMLEVIAEILDSGTFRPEGLGLGSAGVIDPRTAKVLSATDTILGWAGTDLAGQLGTRTGLEVRAVNDVHAHGLGEARFGAGVGSSDMLLIAVGTGIGGAYLHHGQLVSGSHHVAGHTGHIDSVYAFGLPCSCGRTAHVEAIGSGPAIYWHYQRLANNPTVKNTREVAQLAQAGDEHAHTALSIGGMAVGSAAASLANVLDPQTLVLAGGMAEAGPIWWEAVHAGFVASAIDALAQTPLLPATLGTDAALLGAASLFWNEEFEENVNVA, encoded by the coding sequence GTGCAAGACAACTTACGAGGCACCGGCGAGGTGCTGGCTTTAGACATTGGCGGCACGAAGATCGCCGGTGCCCTCGTGCGCGCAGATGGCAGTATCCCGGCGCGGGCTCAACGGCCCACGCCGGCTACGGCTGGCTCAAAGGCCATGATTAACTCGATGCTTGAAGTCATCGCCGAGATTCTGGACAGCGGTACCTTCAGACCCGAAGGTCTGGGACTGGGATCTGCCGGGGTGATCGATCCGCGAACGGCGAAGGTATTATCGGCCACCGACACGATCTTGGGATGGGCAGGCACCGATCTCGCAGGACAGCTTGGCACCCGCACCGGGCTGGAAGTGCGCGCGGTGAATGATGTGCACGCCCACGGTTTGGGTGAAGCCCGCTTTGGTGCCGGAGTTGGCTCCAGCGACATGTTGCTGATTGCCGTGGGCACCGGCATCGGTGGAGCCTACCTGCATCATGGACAATTGGTTTCCGGGAGTCATCATGTGGCCGGGCACACCGGGCACATCGACTCGGTCTACGCCTTCGGACTTCCTTGCTCCTGCGGGCGCACCGCCCATGTGGAAGCCATCGGTTCGGGGCCGGCCATTTACTGGCATTACCAGCGGCTTGCTAACAACCCAACGGTGAAGAACACCCGCGAGGTGGCCCAACTGGCCCAAGCCGGAGACGAGCATGCGCACACCGCACTGAGTATCGGCGGCATGGCCGTAGGCTCTGCGGCCGCTTCCTTGGCGAATGTACTTGATCCGCAGACTCTGGTTCTGGCCGGAGGCATGGCAGAAGCCGGTCCCATCTGGTGGGAGGCGGTACATGCGGGCTTCGTTGCCAGTGCTATCGACGCGTTGGCGCAAACCCCATTACTGCCCGCAACATTAGGTACGGATGCAGCACTACTCGGGGCCGCTAGCCTGTTCTGGAACGAAGAATTTGAGGAGAACGTAAATGTTGCTTAA
- a CDS encoding VOC family protein yields the protein MGRIKRFDHIGITVANLEEATSFFEALGLYVEGRADGIEGEFLETVCGIPESRTNIVMLKAEGSDVGIELSSFEKPEHGPGQPEAMANELGLRSLAFEVDDLRATVDELGEKGYGLIGGIGEYEGVWAMAYVRGPEGLIVALAQRL from the coding sequence ATGGGACGGATCAAGCGGTTTGATCACATCGGAATTACCGTAGCGAATCTTGAAGAAGCCACCAGCTTCTTTGAGGCATTAGGCCTGTACGTTGAGGGGCGAGCCGATGGGATTGAAGGCGAGTTTCTGGAGACCGTCTGCGGTATCCCTGAGTCGCGGACAAACATCGTGATGCTCAAGGCCGAAGGCAGTGATGTCGGCATTGAACTTTCCAGCTTCGAAAAACCGGAACACGGACCGGGCCAGCCTGAAGCCATGGCCAATGAATTAGGTCTTCGCTCTTTAGCGTTTGAAGTTGATGATCTACGAGCCACCGTGGATGAGCTGGGAGAGAAAGGTTATGGCCTGATCGGGGGAATCGGTGAATACGAAGGAGTCTGGGCCATGGCCTATGTTCGAGGTCCCGAAGGACTCATCGTTGCGCTGGCTCAGCGTCTTTAG
- a CDS encoding dihydrodipicolinate synthase family protein — protein MKILIPGRIIVKKFVGLSAFPLTPLFQDQVDESALIGLVKRLRCAGVDSIAVLGSTGSYMYLNRSERARVAQLAVEHAANVPVIVGVGAMRTSQVLEHIDDAVAAGAKGLLLAPVGYQKLGDQEVLDLFRAATEHSDLPVIVYDNPGTTHFTFSNDLYARIAQIPGIASIKIPGVPEDPIKAKEHVDAIRRILPPHVSIGVSGDSSGAAGLIAGCDAWYTAVGGTIPQPMLEITRAAQSGDALRAVEISQSLEPLWSLFSKFGGSLRISAAIAEYFELVEANCLPLPVQGLNSEQREELVKVLGQLGLDEKLGHQANTGK, from the coding sequence ATGAAAATACTCATTCCAGGAAGGATTATTGTGAAGAAATTTGTTGGCTTGAGCGCTTTTCCACTCACTCCTTTGTTTCAAGATCAGGTGGACGAGTCAGCGCTCATTGGGTTGGTGAAGCGTCTACGTTGTGCCGGCGTAGATTCGATTGCGGTGCTGGGTTCCACCGGTTCCTATATGTATTTGAACCGATCTGAAAGAGCGCGAGTCGCTCAACTGGCGGTAGAACACGCCGCTAATGTGCCGGTCATCGTTGGTGTTGGCGCGATGCGCACTTCCCAAGTCCTCGAACACATTGATGATGCAGTTGCAGCCGGCGCCAAAGGATTACTACTAGCTCCAGTTGGGTATCAAAAATTAGGTGACCAAGAGGTTTTGGATCTGTTTCGAGCCGCCACCGAACACAGTGATTTGCCGGTCATCGTCTATGACAACCCGGGAACAACGCACTTTACTTTCAGCAATGATTTGTACGCGCGGATTGCGCAAATACCGGGAATCGCGTCGATCAAAATTCCTGGAGTACCCGAGGACCCGATCAAAGCGAAGGAGCATGTAGATGCGATTCGCCGTATCCTGCCGCCACACGTGAGCATTGGTGTTTCAGGGGACTCTTCCGGAGCAGCGGGGCTGATCGCCGGCTGCGACGCGTGGTACACGGCGGTTGGTGGAACGATTCCTCAGCCCATGTTGGAGATCACCCGGGCAGCCCAATCCGGGGATGCTCTGCGTGCCGTAGAAATTTCGCAGTCGCTTGAACCGCTGTGGTCTTTATTTTCAAAGTTCGGCGGAAGCTTGCGGATCAGCGCTGCCATTGCTGAGTACTTTGAGTTAGTTGAAGCTAACTGTTTGCCCCTACCTGTCCAAGGTTTAAACTCCGAGCAGCGCGAAGAGCTGGTCAAGGTATTAGGTCAGCTCGGACTTGATGAAAAACTGGGGCATCAAGCGAATACTGGGAAATAA